In Mercenaria mercenaria strain notata chromosome 15, MADL_Memer_1, whole genome shotgun sequence, a single genomic region encodes these proteins:
- the LOC123532845 gene encoding uncharacterized protein LOC123532845 — protein sequence MESKFGSFTIPQLKAELKKRGARLSGRKNELVERLVSYERNQNFGNVETLEPEYNMTLPDPTKYADVNSDSKFPKTELDSVHKYLAQHEKTLDNRIQRLYNEQFLRYFRMSPGQDVVYIKSSCHAEMKKGVCYTVDVELNSGGSVIEAQCECAAGMGPHAHCKHVCTVLYGAVMFSQKKTVKTEETCTQKLQSFHKCKKYLGSPLKADTLDMPGAAELTNIDFDPRPEQFRNSVSYQDHFRNACLNFPGISKMPIFKL from the exons GAAGGCAGAATTGAAAAAAAGGGGTGCTAGACTTTCTGGACGTAAGAATGAATTGGTTGAAAG ATTAGTGTCTTACGAGAGAAATCAAAACTTTGGAAATGTAGAGACTTTAGAGCCTGAATACAACATGACATTACCAGATCCCACAAAATATGCGGATGTCAACTCGGATTCAAAATTTCCGAAAACAGAACTAGACAGTGTGCATAAGTATCTGGCACAGCATGAGAAAACCCTGGATAATCGTATTCAAAGACTATACAATGAGCAGTTTTTGAGATATTTCCGTATGTCACCAGGACAGGATGTTGTATATATTAAATCAAGTTGTCATGCAGAGATGAAGAAAGGTGTGTGTTATACTGTAGATGTTGAACTTAACTCTGGGGGGTCAGTTATTGAGGCACAGTGTGAATGTGCTGCTGGTATGGGGCCACATGCTCACTGCAAACATGTGTGCACAGTACTTTATGGTGCAGTAATGTTCTCCCAGAAAAAGACAGTAAAAACGGAAGAAACATGCacccaaaaattgcaaagttttcataagtgtaaaaaatatttagGAAGTCCATTAAAGGCTGATACACTTGATATGCCTGGTGCAGCTGAATTAACAAACATTGACTTTGACCCAAGACCAGAGCAGTTTAGAAATTCTGTTAGCTATCAAGACCATTTCAGAAATGCATGCTTGAATTTCCCTGGCATATCCAAAATGccaatattcaaactttga